A DNA window from Anastrepha ludens isolate Willacy chromosome 6, idAnaLude1.1, whole genome shotgun sequence contains the following coding sequences:
- the LOC128866437 gene encoding SLIT-ROBO Rho GTPase-activating protein 1-like isoform X2: protein MMGEKDQDIKSPMKRVGSTRKIVMFSNIRQQLNEQLRCLDIRVESQVGLIQEIQDFFRRRGELELDYSKSLEKFARGLLLKHKEQKQKRDHWPIFSTFACWQHLVKETQSLSKDHAILADLYSISIVASLQTTIEDVQRIYKKCKLIGYEIHEDIQRLLQELHMTMKTYQRYESECKSAKIKLVTAEAQRKKLEQTIAKEKLERNKKYKLTEKEIIKRDTKYKDARLKALKAKTEYQLCLEASNTTIHKYFVEDLCDLIDCMDLGFGSMISKAILMHVSADQGRSRAILQQADNLSHLIHSIDCRADKQKFLEHHHAAFMIPKRLELQCQQDQSDSIEMEIKKELHLDMEQRLETLGQRLRDLRIECDEVWKSLETAETKLLEHYNSKDNDTSDIFTEGKQYLLKPPNCNITPKLKAEKQDIEDYYITKIREYITGTSRIARLSAKAEFLRNVLIKDNSCNLPSHAKGIVSVRKRIGRVNISGQPKLFGGSLEEYLEFTGEEVPLVMRSCIRVINLYGLHHQGIFRVSGSQVEISNFREAFERGEDPLADTNDASDINSVAGVLKLYLRELREPLFPIVYFEHFVAIAGIHTKEDIITAIRNFLSNLSPAVLVVIRYLFAFLNHLSEYADENMMDAFNLAICFGPTLMPAPEDKDQVQYQNQINELIKCMILYHDDIFPPDLVGLEYEKYISHEPFMDIFVGESPVDNVTEDLDSEICPSEDESETLEATVQFDFKARSNRELSIRKGDIVILRKQVSNDWWHGALNGREGLIPDKYISLRIKGEDRDKVCTEQYTSRNINTENESAVESRIDTAKEDCHIFIQSDIEPIPNSLRTNNEFYEDNSLNAYENNAELQIVHNCDNLENIPAQESKMHINSSETMLKDAEINDNSVTCKMHSVNDSGNNSQSSAELEHVSKAEDTTEEELKNLSEFQKNKFLWEVRSRGTSKEAFYNLPYEKKHIAPDLVMDLPISKNKTIFEYVSQVVDPEDTDETAHMKGNMASFKKAEHTTFTKKNNCNEDSKAASVSSPGPVKEDLPSQRDLFIVEGNNLYANVNVSSTSTGGYILERELKQYQMAHKQNDLKKNETIVNESTVETNKSDNIE from the exons ATGATGGGCGAAAAGGATCAGGATATAAAAAGCCCAATGAAACGAGTGGGGTCCACAAGAAAAATCGTTATGTTCAGCA ATATTCGTCAACAGCTTAATGAACAGCTTCGATGCCTTGATATCAGAGTTGAGTCTCAAGTTGGATTAATTCAAGAAATACAGGATTTCTTCCGGCGTCGTGGCGAGTTAGAGCTTGACTACAGTAAAAGTCTGGAAAAGTTTGCTCGAGGATTACTTTTAAAGCACAAGGAACAGAAGCAAAa GAGAGATCACTGGCCAATATTTTCAACCTTTGCATGCTGGCAACATTTAGTAAAAGAAACCCAATCACTGTCAAAAGATCATGCCATATTAGCGGATTTGTATTCCATAAGTATTGTTGCTAGCTTACAGACGACCATTGAAGACGTTCAGCGGATATATAAAAAG TGCAAGTTGATAGGATATGAAATCCACGAAGATATACAACGTCTCCTACAGGAACTCCACATGACAATGAAAACGTATCAAAGATACGAG agtGAGTGTaaatcagcaaaaataaaattggttaCAGCAGAAGCACAACGAAAAAAGCTAGAACAAACAATTGCAAAAGAAAAGCTGGAacgtaacaaaaaatataaacttactgaaaaagaaattattaag AGAGATACAAAATATAAGGATGCAAGACTGAAAGCCCTAAAAGCAAAAACTGAGTACCAATTATGTCTCGAAGCCTCAAATACtactatacataaatattttgtagagGATTTGTGTGATTTAATAGAT TGTATGGATCTCGGATTTGGATCAATGATTTCGAAGGCGATTCTAATGCATGTTTCAGCAGATCAGGGACGATCAAGGGCAATTCTTCAGCAAGCCGATAATCTCTCCCATTTAATACATTCTATAGATTGTCGTGCAGATAAGCAAAAGTTTTTAGAACACCATCATGCTGCGTTTATGATTCCTAAGCGTTTGGAACTACAATGCCAACAAGATCAGTCTGATAgcattgaaatggaaataaaaaaagaattacatTTGGATATGGAACAACGATTAGAAACTCTAGGTCAAAGGTTGCGGGATCTTCGCATAGAATGTGACGAAGTTTGGAAGTCACTTGAGACAGCAGAGACAAAACTCTTAGAGCATTATAATAGCAAGGACAATGACACCAGCGACATCTTCACGGAAGGCAAACAATATTTACTTAAGCCACCTAATTGCAATATAACGCCTAAACTAAAAGCCGAAAAACAGGACATTGAGGATTATTATATAACG aaaattcgcGAGTACATCACAGGAACATCGCGAATAGCTCGTTTAAGTGCAAAGGCAGAATTTTTACGAAACGTTTTAATCAAGGATAATTCATGTAATTTACCTTCTCATGCTAAAGGAATCGTATCCGTGCGCAAACGTATTGGGCGTGTTAATATTTCTGGCCAACCTAAATTATTTGGAGGTTCCTTGGAAGAATATTTGGAATTCACCGGCGAAGAAGTACCACTAGTAATGCGAAGCTGCATTCGTGTTATTAATCTATATg GGTTGCATCATCAGGGAATATTTAGAGTTTCAGGTTCAcaggtcgaaatttcaaattttcgtgAAGCATTCGAAAGAGGAGAAGATCCACTTGCCGATACAAATGATGCATCAGATATTAATTCAGTTGCTGGAGTTTTAAAGTTATACCTGCGGGAATTGAGAGAACCGCTGTTTCCCATAGTATATTTCGAACATTTTGTGGCCATAGCAg GAATACACACAAAAGAGGATATCATAACAGCTATAAGAAATTTTCTAAGCAACCTTTCTCCAGCAGTTTTAGTTGTTATTCGTTATCTTTTCGCTTTTCTAAATCA cttGTCGGAATACGCAGATGAAAATATGATGGACGCATTTAATTTAGCTATCTGTTTCGGGCCAACACTCATGCCTGCGCCAGAGGATAAGGATCAAGTGCAGTACCAAAATCAGATAAACGAACTTATTAAATGTATGATACTGTATCACGATGATATTTTTCCACCAGATTTGGTAGGCTtggaatatgaaaaatatatatcccACGAACCCTTCATGGATAT ttttgttgGTGAATCTCCAGTTGATAATGTGACTGAAGACCTTGACTCAGAAATTTGCCCTTCCGAAGATG AATCGGAAACCTTGGAAGCTACGGTTCAGTTCGATTTTAAAGCAAGGTCTAATCGTGAACTGTCAATTCGGAAAGGAGATATTGTGATCCTAAGAAAACAG gtatctaaTGACTGGTGGCACGGAGCGTTAAATGGAAGGGAAGGTTTGATACCTGACAAATATATATCACTCAGAATTAA AGGAGAAGATAGAGACAAAGTCTGTACAGAGCAATACACGTCTAGGAATATTAATACCGAAAACGAATCGGCTGTCGAAAGTCGAATAGATACCGCTAAGGAGGATTGTCATATTTTCATTCAGTCTGATATTGAGCCAATTCCAAATAGTTTAAGAACCAACAACGAATTTTACGAAGACAATTCTCTAAATGCCTACGAAAATAATGCGGAGCTACAGATTGTACACAATTGTGACAATTTAGAG AATATACCGGCACAGGAATCCAAAATGCATATCAACAGCAGCGAAACAATGCTCAAGGACGCGGAAATAAATGATAACTCAGTTACTTGTAAAATGCACTCTGTAAATGATAGTGGGAACAATTCTCAATCTTCGGCAGAGTTGGAACATGTGAGTAAGGCTGAAGATACTACTGAGGAGGAGCTGAAAAACTTAAGTGAATTTCAAAAGAATAAATTCTTGTGGGAAGTAAGATCTCGGGGTACATCCAAGGAAGCATTTTACAATTTGCCATATGAAAAGAAACATATTGCCCCTGATCTAGTTATGGATTTACCaatctcaaaaaataaaacaatttttgagtaTGTTTCCCAAGTTGTGGATCCTGAG gaTACCGATGAGACAGCACACATGAAAGGAAATATGGCATCCTTTAAAAAGGCCGAACATACGACATTTACgaagaaaaataattgtaaCGAAGATTCCAAAGCAGCTAGTGTTTCTTCACCTGGACCAGTTAAAGAAGATCTACCATCTCAAAGAGATCTTTTTATTGTGGAAGGCAACAATTTGTACGCTAACGTTAATGTTTCGTCCACGTCAACAGGTGGATATATTTTAGAACGAGAATTAAAACAATACCAAATGGCGCACAAACAAAacgatttaaagaaaaatgaaacaaTTGTGAATGAAAGTACGgtagaaacaaataaaagtgaCAATATAGAGTAA
- the LOC128866437 gene encoding SLIT-ROBO Rho GTPase-activating protein 1-like isoform X1 — MYQIFDISDATIKTFSSVYIFLRFVSLLERFFLIDHTMMGEKDQDIKSPMKRVGSTRKIVMFSNIRQQLNEQLRCLDIRVESQVGLIQEIQDFFRRRGELELDYSKSLEKFARGLLLKHKEQKQKRDHWPIFSTFACWQHLVKETQSLSKDHAILADLYSISIVASLQTTIEDVQRIYKKCKLIGYEIHEDIQRLLQELHMTMKTYQRYESECKSAKIKLVTAEAQRKKLEQTIAKEKLERNKKYKLTEKEIIKRDTKYKDARLKALKAKTEYQLCLEASNTTIHKYFVEDLCDLIDCMDLGFGSMISKAILMHVSADQGRSRAILQQADNLSHLIHSIDCRADKQKFLEHHHAAFMIPKRLELQCQQDQSDSIEMEIKKELHLDMEQRLETLGQRLRDLRIECDEVWKSLETAETKLLEHYNSKDNDTSDIFTEGKQYLLKPPNCNITPKLKAEKQDIEDYYITKIREYITGTSRIARLSAKAEFLRNVLIKDNSCNLPSHAKGIVSVRKRIGRVNISGQPKLFGGSLEEYLEFTGEEVPLVMRSCIRVINLYGLHHQGIFRVSGSQVEISNFREAFERGEDPLADTNDASDINSVAGVLKLYLRELREPLFPIVYFEHFVAIAGIHTKEDIITAIRNFLSNLSPAVLVVIRYLFAFLNHLSEYADENMMDAFNLAICFGPTLMPAPEDKDQVQYQNQINELIKCMILYHDDIFPPDLVGLEYEKYISHEPFMDIFVGESPVDNVTEDLDSEICPSEDESETLEATVQFDFKARSNRELSIRKGDIVILRKQVSNDWWHGALNGREGLIPDKYISLRIKGEDRDKVCTEQYTSRNINTENESAVESRIDTAKEDCHIFIQSDIEPIPNSLRTNNEFYEDNSLNAYENNAELQIVHNCDNLENIPAQESKMHINSSETMLKDAEINDNSVTCKMHSVNDSGNNSQSSAELEHVSKAEDTTEEELKNLSEFQKNKFLWEVRSRGTSKEAFYNLPYEKKHIAPDLVMDLPISKNKTIFEYVSQVVDPEDTDETAHMKGNMASFKKAEHTTFTKKNNCNEDSKAASVSSPGPVKEDLPSQRDLFIVEGNNLYANVNVSSTSTGGYILERELKQYQMAHKQNDLKKNETIVNESTVETNKSDNIE; from the exons ATGTATCAGATCTTCGACATATCCGACGCTACCATAAAAACATTTAGTAGTGTATACATATTCCTAAGATTCGTAAGTCTGCTGGAAAGATTTT ttcttaTTGACCATACAATGATGGGCGAAAAGGATCAGGATATAAAAAGCCCAATGAAACGAGTGGGGTCCACAAGAAAAATCGTTATGTTCAGCA ATATTCGTCAACAGCTTAATGAACAGCTTCGATGCCTTGATATCAGAGTTGAGTCTCAAGTTGGATTAATTCAAGAAATACAGGATTTCTTCCGGCGTCGTGGCGAGTTAGAGCTTGACTACAGTAAAAGTCTGGAAAAGTTTGCTCGAGGATTACTTTTAAAGCACAAGGAACAGAAGCAAAa GAGAGATCACTGGCCAATATTTTCAACCTTTGCATGCTGGCAACATTTAGTAAAAGAAACCCAATCACTGTCAAAAGATCATGCCATATTAGCGGATTTGTATTCCATAAGTATTGTTGCTAGCTTACAGACGACCATTGAAGACGTTCAGCGGATATATAAAAAG TGCAAGTTGATAGGATATGAAATCCACGAAGATATACAACGTCTCCTACAGGAACTCCACATGACAATGAAAACGTATCAAAGATACGAG agtGAGTGTaaatcagcaaaaataaaattggttaCAGCAGAAGCACAACGAAAAAAGCTAGAACAAACAATTGCAAAAGAAAAGCTGGAacgtaacaaaaaatataaacttactgaaaaagaaattattaag AGAGATACAAAATATAAGGATGCAAGACTGAAAGCCCTAAAAGCAAAAACTGAGTACCAATTATGTCTCGAAGCCTCAAATACtactatacataaatattttgtagagGATTTGTGTGATTTAATAGAT TGTATGGATCTCGGATTTGGATCAATGATTTCGAAGGCGATTCTAATGCATGTTTCAGCAGATCAGGGACGATCAAGGGCAATTCTTCAGCAAGCCGATAATCTCTCCCATTTAATACATTCTATAGATTGTCGTGCAGATAAGCAAAAGTTTTTAGAACACCATCATGCTGCGTTTATGATTCCTAAGCGTTTGGAACTACAATGCCAACAAGATCAGTCTGATAgcattgaaatggaaataaaaaaagaattacatTTGGATATGGAACAACGATTAGAAACTCTAGGTCAAAGGTTGCGGGATCTTCGCATAGAATGTGACGAAGTTTGGAAGTCACTTGAGACAGCAGAGACAAAACTCTTAGAGCATTATAATAGCAAGGACAATGACACCAGCGACATCTTCACGGAAGGCAAACAATATTTACTTAAGCCACCTAATTGCAATATAACGCCTAAACTAAAAGCCGAAAAACAGGACATTGAGGATTATTATATAACG aaaattcgcGAGTACATCACAGGAACATCGCGAATAGCTCGTTTAAGTGCAAAGGCAGAATTTTTACGAAACGTTTTAATCAAGGATAATTCATGTAATTTACCTTCTCATGCTAAAGGAATCGTATCCGTGCGCAAACGTATTGGGCGTGTTAATATTTCTGGCCAACCTAAATTATTTGGAGGTTCCTTGGAAGAATATTTGGAATTCACCGGCGAAGAAGTACCACTAGTAATGCGAAGCTGCATTCGTGTTATTAATCTATATg GGTTGCATCATCAGGGAATATTTAGAGTTTCAGGTTCAcaggtcgaaatttcaaattttcgtgAAGCATTCGAAAGAGGAGAAGATCCACTTGCCGATACAAATGATGCATCAGATATTAATTCAGTTGCTGGAGTTTTAAAGTTATACCTGCGGGAATTGAGAGAACCGCTGTTTCCCATAGTATATTTCGAACATTTTGTGGCCATAGCAg GAATACACACAAAAGAGGATATCATAACAGCTATAAGAAATTTTCTAAGCAACCTTTCTCCAGCAGTTTTAGTTGTTATTCGTTATCTTTTCGCTTTTCTAAATCA cttGTCGGAATACGCAGATGAAAATATGATGGACGCATTTAATTTAGCTATCTGTTTCGGGCCAACACTCATGCCTGCGCCAGAGGATAAGGATCAAGTGCAGTACCAAAATCAGATAAACGAACTTATTAAATGTATGATACTGTATCACGATGATATTTTTCCACCAGATTTGGTAGGCTtggaatatgaaaaatatatatcccACGAACCCTTCATGGATAT ttttgttgGTGAATCTCCAGTTGATAATGTGACTGAAGACCTTGACTCAGAAATTTGCCCTTCCGAAGATG AATCGGAAACCTTGGAAGCTACGGTTCAGTTCGATTTTAAAGCAAGGTCTAATCGTGAACTGTCAATTCGGAAAGGAGATATTGTGATCCTAAGAAAACAG gtatctaaTGACTGGTGGCACGGAGCGTTAAATGGAAGGGAAGGTTTGATACCTGACAAATATATATCACTCAGAATTAA AGGAGAAGATAGAGACAAAGTCTGTACAGAGCAATACACGTCTAGGAATATTAATACCGAAAACGAATCGGCTGTCGAAAGTCGAATAGATACCGCTAAGGAGGATTGTCATATTTTCATTCAGTCTGATATTGAGCCAATTCCAAATAGTTTAAGAACCAACAACGAATTTTACGAAGACAATTCTCTAAATGCCTACGAAAATAATGCGGAGCTACAGATTGTACACAATTGTGACAATTTAGAG AATATACCGGCACAGGAATCCAAAATGCATATCAACAGCAGCGAAACAATGCTCAAGGACGCGGAAATAAATGATAACTCAGTTACTTGTAAAATGCACTCTGTAAATGATAGTGGGAACAATTCTCAATCTTCGGCAGAGTTGGAACATGTGAGTAAGGCTGAAGATACTACTGAGGAGGAGCTGAAAAACTTAAGTGAATTTCAAAAGAATAAATTCTTGTGGGAAGTAAGATCTCGGGGTACATCCAAGGAAGCATTTTACAATTTGCCATATGAAAAGAAACATATTGCCCCTGATCTAGTTATGGATTTACCaatctcaaaaaataaaacaatttttgagtaTGTTTCCCAAGTTGTGGATCCTGAG gaTACCGATGAGACAGCACACATGAAAGGAAATATGGCATCCTTTAAAAAGGCCGAACATACGACATTTACgaagaaaaataattgtaaCGAAGATTCCAAAGCAGCTAGTGTTTCTTCACCTGGACCAGTTAAAGAAGATCTACCATCTCAAAGAGATCTTTTTATTGTGGAAGGCAACAATTTGTACGCTAACGTTAATGTTTCGTCCACGTCAACAGGTGGATATATTTTAGAACGAGAATTAAAACAATACCAAATGGCGCACAAACAAAacgatttaaagaaaaatgaaacaaTTGTGAATGAAAGTACGgtagaaacaaataaaagtgaCAATATAGAGTAA